One window from the genome of Pseudonocardia hierapolitana encodes:
- the lpdA gene encoding dihydrolipoyl dehydrogenase, which yields MATHVDVVVLGAGPGGYVAAIRAAQLGRSVAVVEEKYWGGVCLNVGCIPSKALLRNAELAHIVTSEAKTFGISGDVSVDFGAAFDRSRTVAEGRVKGVHYLMKKNKITEVDGWGSFVDANTVEVKLGDGGTERITFDDAIIAAGAETKLLPGTSLSDRVVTYEEQILTRELPRSIIIAGAGAIGVEFAYVMCNYGVEVTIVEFLDRLLPLEDADVSKELAKRYRKLGVQVLTSTRVESIDDSGDQVTVTVTGKDGQTRDLHADKVLQAIGFTPRVKGYGLENTGVQLTDRGAIAIDDHMRTNVPNIYAIGDVTAKLMLAHVGEAQGVVAAETIAGAETVPLDYVMMPRATFCNPQVASFGYTEAQARELADEKGWKVKVAQFPFTANGKAQGLGEPGGFVKLVADETYGELLGGHLIGPEVTELLPELTLAQKWDLTAHELARNVHAHPTLSEGLQEAFHGLTGHMINL from the coding sequence ATGGCAACTCACGTCGATGTCGTGGTCCTCGGGGCGGGTCCGGGTGGGTATGTGGCGGCGATCCGCGCGGCCCAGCTCGGCCGCAGCGTCGCAGTGGTGGAGGAGAAGTACTGGGGCGGGGTGTGCCTGAACGTCGGCTGCATCCCGTCGAAGGCGCTCCTGCGCAATGCCGAGCTCGCCCACATCGTCACGTCCGAGGCGAAGACGTTCGGCATCTCCGGCGACGTCTCGGTCGACTTCGGCGCAGCCTTCGACCGCAGCCGCACCGTGGCCGAGGGCCGGGTCAAGGGCGTGCACTACCTCATGAAGAAGAACAAGATCACCGAGGTGGACGGCTGGGGCTCGTTCGTCGACGCGAACACGGTCGAGGTGAAGCTCGGCGACGGCGGCACCGAGCGGATCACGTTCGACGACGCCATCATCGCCGCCGGTGCCGAGACGAAGCTCCTGCCCGGCACGTCGCTGTCCGACCGCGTGGTGACCTACGAGGAGCAGATCCTCACCCGCGAGCTGCCGCGCAGCATCATCATCGCCGGCGCGGGCGCCATCGGCGTCGAGTTCGCCTACGTCATGTGCAACTACGGGGTCGAGGTCACGATCGTCGAGTTCCTGGACCGGCTGCTGCCGCTCGAGGACGCCGACGTGTCCAAGGAGCTGGCCAAGCGCTACCGCAAGCTGGGCGTGCAGGTGCTCACCTCCACCCGCGTGGAGTCGATCGACGACTCCGGCGACCAGGTCACCGTCACGGTCACCGGGAAGGACGGGCAGACCCGCGACCTGCACGCCGACAAGGTGCTGCAGGCCATCGGGTTCACCCCGCGCGTGAAGGGCTACGGCCTGGAGAACACCGGCGTGCAGCTCACCGACCGCGGGGCGATCGCGATCGACGACCACATGCGCACGAACGTGCCGAACATCTACGCGATCGGTGACGTCACGGCCAAGCTCATGCTCGCCCACGTCGGCGAGGCGCAGGGCGTGGTGGCGGCGGAGACGATCGCCGGTGCCGAGACGGTGCCCCTCGACTACGTGATGATGCCGCGGGCGACGTTCTGCAACCCGCAGGTCGCGAGCTTCGGCTACACCGAGGCGCAGGCACGGGAGCTGGCGGACGAAAAGGGCTGGAAGGTCAAGGTCGCCCAGTTCCCCTTCACCGCCAACGGCAAGGCGCAGGGCCTCGGCGAGCCGGGCGGGTTCGTCAAGCTCGTCGCCGACGAGACCTACGGCGAGCTCCTGGGAGGGCACCTCATCGGGCCCGAGGTCACCGAGCTGCTGCCCGAGCTGACCCTGGCGCAGAAGTGGGACCTCACCGCCCACGAGCTCGCCCGCAACGTGCACGCCCACCCCACGCTGTCCGAGGGCCTGCAGGAGGCGTTCCACGGTCTGACCGGGCACATGATCAACCTCTAG
- a CDS encoding LysR family transcriptional regulator, translated as MRTDLTLQQLRVVAEVYDAGSFTAAAQRLLVAQSSLSRTVAEVERRLGTPLFERTTRRLEPTPAGREIVAAARRAVDAVDAEMRHVEGYLAGRTGRVRIATLPSLAAILLPGVVSAFRVDHPQVELSIEDALSDEVLERVRGGVVDLAVTVVSEVPDPLADLAVTPVATDRFCCVVPPAHRFAGRERMSWSELAGEPFIAFDRTTSIRQHVDASLAAAGVTPRQVVAARNIAAVAGLVAADLGVSVVPGLVLPLMGFAGVGHVVLDEPAAHRTMAVVRAAARPLSPIAAAFVAALTDPARARPELPEQARWLESDPAPDAQRPGPHGRGAGPS; from the coding sequence GTGCGCACGGATCTGACGCTGCAGCAGCTTCGGGTGGTGGCCGAGGTGTACGACGCGGGCAGCTTCACGGCGGCCGCGCAGCGGCTGCTCGTCGCGCAGTCCTCGCTCAGCCGCACCGTGGCCGAGGTGGAGCGGCGGCTCGGGACGCCGCTCTTCGAACGCACCACGCGCCGGCTGGAGCCGACCCCGGCCGGCCGGGAGATCGTGGCCGCGGCCCGGCGCGCGGTCGACGCCGTGGACGCGGAGATGCGGCACGTCGAGGGCTACCTCGCGGGGAGAACGGGGCGGGTGCGCATCGCGACGCTGCCCTCGCTCGCCGCGATCCTGCTGCCCGGGGTGGTCTCGGCGTTCCGGGTCGACCACCCGCAGGTGGAGCTGTCGATCGAGGACGCGCTGTCGGACGAGGTCCTCGAACGCGTGCGCGGCGGGGTCGTCGACCTGGCGGTCACGGTGGTGTCGGAGGTGCCCGACCCGCTCGCCGATCTCGCGGTGACCCCCGTGGCGACCGACCGGTTCTGCTGCGTGGTGCCGCCCGCACACCGATTCGCCGGCCGGGAGCGGATGTCGTGGAGCGAGCTCGCGGGGGAGCCGTTCATCGCCTTCGACCGCACTACGAGCATCCGCCAGCACGTCGACGCCTCGCTCGCCGCGGCGGGCGTGACGCCGCGGCAGGTGGTCGCGGCCCGGAACATCGCCGCCGTCGCGGGACTGGTGGCGGCCGACCTGGGCGTCTCGGTGGTGCCAGGCCTGGTGCTCCCGCTGATGGGGTTCGCCGGCGTGGGCCACGTCGTGCTGGACGAGCCCGCCGCACACCGGACGATGGCCGTGGTGCGCGCGGCCGCCCGCCCGCTCTCACCGATCGCGGCGGCGTTCGTCGCGGCGCTCACCGATCCGGCGCGGGCGCGTCCCGAGCTGCCGGAACAGGCGAGGTGGCTGGAGTCGGACCCGGCGCCGGACGCACAACGGCCCGGCCCTCACGGGAGAGGGGCCGGGCCGTCGTAG
- a CDS encoding NUDIX domain-containing protein — protein MCPVDEPVAIYDEGGRVVGVAPRGVVYQEGLWHASTGVLVRSGDGERVYLHRRSPDKLIFPGCYDCWAGGVLGPGESPDAAAARELEEELGVHGVPLTPIGRFAYDDGKVRYHVFLYEVRWDGPLRHQPEEVVWGGWVTLQELRDVLADPARPFAPDGRVGIERWLATTEVGDG, from the coding sequence GTGTGCCCTGTCGATGAGCCCGTGGCGATCTACGACGAGGGGGGCCGGGTCGTCGGCGTGGCTCCCCGCGGCGTCGTCTACCAGGAGGGCCTCTGGCACGCCAGCACCGGCGTGCTCGTGCGCAGCGGGGACGGCGAACGGGTCTACCTGCACCGCCGTTCGCCCGACAAGCTGATCTTCCCCGGGTGCTATGACTGTTGGGCGGGCGGCGTGCTCGGGCCCGGCGAGTCGCCCGACGCCGCAGCCGCCCGCGAGCTCGAGGAGGAGCTGGGCGTGCACGGCGTCCCGCTGACGCCGATCGGCCGCTTCGCCTACGACGACGGCAAGGTGCGCTACCACGTCTTCCTCTACGAGGTGCGCTGGGACGGGCCGCTGCGCCACCAGCCGGAGGAGGTCGTGTGGGGCGGCTGGGTGACGTTGCAGGAACTGCGGGACGTCCTCGCCGACCCGGCACGCCCGTTCGCCCCGGACGGGCGGGTGGGGATCGAGCGATGGCTGGCGACGACGGAGGTGGGAGATGGGTGA
- a CDS encoding VOC family protein, with translation MAVELNHTIVSTHDKQAEARFVSDVLGLPEPGSFGPFAVVELANGVSLDFMEVEGEITSQHYAFLISEEEFDAVAERLRERGLPTWADPGRRTPGFNTNDGGRGLYFDSPEGHNLEVLTVPYGG, from the coding sequence ATGGCCGTCGAGCTGAACCACACCATCGTCTCCACCCATGACAAGCAGGCCGAGGCGCGCTTCGTCAGCGACGTCCTCGGCCTGCCCGAGCCGGGGTCGTTCGGCCCCTTCGCCGTGGTCGAACTGGCCAACGGTGTCAGCCTCGACTTCATGGAGGTCGAGGGCGAGATCACCTCGCAGCACTACGCGTTCCTGATCAGCGAGGAGGAGTTCGACGCCGTCGCGGAACGGTTGCGCGAGCGCGGGCTGCCGACGTGGGCCGACCCCGGACGGCGTACCCCCGGCTTCAACACCAACGACGGCGGGCGGGGGCTCTACTTCGACTCGCCCGAGGGCCACAACCTCGAGGTGCTCACGGTTCCCTACGGGGGCTGA
- the prcB gene encoding proteasome subunit beta, translating into MTFPERPPLGVPTGLGAYLTPGATSFTDFVAATAPHLLPGRVPPGAAPATGAGAAGALDVPHGTTIVALTFSEGVVIAGDRRATQGNVIAQRDIEKVFITDTYSAVGFAGTAGNGLQMVRLYSVDLEHYEKTEGVPLSLDGKANKLAGMVQANLAAALQGFVVVPILVGYDVDAEPAKAGRIVTYDAAGGRYDELLGYHAIGSGSVFAKSALKKRHDPGADLAGAVRAAVEALYDAADDDTATGGPDLTRRIFPVVVSITGPDGAVRRSEEEIEAVVREVVARRTENPGG; encoded by the coding sequence ATGACGTTCCCCGAGCGTCCGCCCCTCGGCGTGCCTACCGGCCTGGGCGCGTACCTCACCCCCGGCGCCACGTCGTTCACCGACTTCGTCGCCGCCACCGCCCCGCACCTCCTTCCCGGCAGGGTGCCGCCGGGCGCCGCACCGGCCACCGGTGCGGGCGCGGCCGGAGCGCTCGACGTCCCCCACGGCACCACGATCGTCGCGCTCACGTTCTCCGAGGGCGTGGTCATCGCCGGTGACCGGCGGGCCACCCAGGGCAACGTGATCGCGCAGCGCGACATCGAGAAGGTGTTCATCACCGACACCTACTCCGCGGTCGGCTTCGCCGGCACGGCGGGCAACGGCCTGCAGATGGTCCGGCTGTACAGCGTCGACCTGGAGCACTACGAGAAGACCGAGGGCGTGCCGCTCTCGCTGGACGGCAAGGCCAACAAGCTCGCCGGCATGGTCCAGGCCAACCTGGCCGCGGCACTGCAGGGCTTCGTCGTCGTCCCCATCCTCGTCGGCTACGACGTCGACGCCGAGCCGGCGAAGGCCGGCCGCATCGTCACCTACGACGCCGCGGGCGGGCGCTACGACGAGCTGCTGGGCTATCACGCCATCGGCTCCGGTTCGGTCTTCGCGAAGTCGGCGCTGAAGAAGCGCCATGACCCGGGCGCCGACCTCGCCGGTGCCGTCCGCGCCGCGGTCGAGGCCCTCTACGACGCCGCGGACGACGACACCGCCACCGGCGGCCCCGACCTCACCCGCCGGATCTTCCCCGTGGTCGTGAGCATCACGGGCCCGGACGGTGCCGTGCGCCGGTCCGAGGAGGAGATCGAGGCGGTCGTGCGCGAGGTCGTCGCCCGCCGCACCGAGAATCCCGGGGGATGA
- a CDS encoding ubiquitin-like protein Pup — protein sequence MSQEQTKRQGGGGGDDEDGADAAAAGQERREKLGEDVDTILDEIDDVLEENAEDFVRAYVQKGGE from the coding sequence ATGTCGCAGGAGCAGACCAAGCGCCAGGGCGGTGGCGGGGGCGACGACGAGGACGGTGCCGACGCCGCTGCGGCAGGCCAGGAGCGGCGTGAGAAGCTCGGCGAGGACGTGGACACGATCCTCGACGAGATCGACGACGTGCTCGAGGAGAACGCCGAGGACTTCGTCCGGGCCTACGTGCAGAAGGGCGGCGAGTAG
- a CDS encoding CitMHS family transporter yields the protein MLAVAGFLTIAAFLVAVLSQRVSVFIALTALPIVAALVVGAGDRLGELILAGFETVAPVAIMITFAVLYFCLMVDAGLFDPAVRRVVRWAGGDPLKITVGTAVLTLLVALDGDGASTFLITVSAMLPIYQRLGMRPLVLTAVVCLGAGVMNMVPWGGPTARAMAALDLTSGDLFVPVLPAMGAGILWVLVAAVLIGRAERKRIGTVSEPGVPAPVDAVPADAPGAAHAPSEPRTTADRVRFWLNVALTVALVVVLLAQLAELPVVFVVAFVLALLVNRPGWEAQKDLFTRHGHSVVLVTTMIFAAGVFTGVLGGTGMIEAMARALVGLVPDGAGGALPTLVAVTSMPLSLVFTPDAYYFGVLPVLAETSAALGGDPAEVARAAILGQMTTGFPLSPLTASTFILVGMAGVQLGAHQRFVFGWAFGTTLVMTVVALATGAIV from the coding sequence ATGCTCGCCGTGGCCGGTTTCCTGACGATCGCCGCCTTCCTGGTGGCGGTGCTGTCCCAGCGCGTGTCGGTGTTCATCGCGCTCACCGCGCTGCCGATCGTCGCGGCCCTGGTGGTCGGCGCCGGTGACCGGCTCGGGGAGCTGATCCTCGCCGGGTTCGAGACGGTGGCCCCGGTCGCGATCATGATCACGTTCGCGGTGCTCTACTTCTGCCTGATGGTCGACGCCGGGCTGTTCGACCCTGCGGTGCGCCGTGTCGTGCGCTGGGCGGGCGGTGACCCGCTGAAGATCACCGTGGGCACCGCGGTGCTCACGCTCCTCGTCGCGCTCGACGGGGACGGCGCGTCCACCTTCCTGATCACGGTGTCCGCGATGCTGCCGATCTACCAGCGGCTCGGTATGCGCCCGCTCGTGCTCACCGCGGTGGTCTGCCTCGGCGCGGGCGTGATGAACATGGTCCCGTGGGGCGGTCCCACCGCTCGCGCGATGGCCGCCCTGGACCTGACCAGCGGCGACCTGTTCGTCCCCGTGCTGCCTGCGATGGGCGCCGGGATCCTGTGGGTCCTGGTGGCGGCCGTCCTGATCGGGCGCGCCGAGCGCAAGCGCATCGGCACCGTGTCCGAGCCCGGCGTCCCCGCCCCGGTCGACGCGGTGCCGGCCGATGCGCCGGGTGCCGCGCACGCGCCCTCCGAGCCGCGCACGACGGCCGACCGCGTGCGGTTCTGGCTCAACGTCGCGCTCACCGTCGCCCTCGTGGTGGTCCTGCTCGCCCAGCTGGCCGAGCTGCCCGTCGTGTTCGTGGTGGCGTTCGTGCTGGCGCTGCTGGTGAACCGGCCCGGCTGGGAGGCCCAGAAGGACCTGTTCACCCGGCACGGCCACAGCGTCGTGCTCGTCACCACGATGATCTTCGCCGCGGGCGTGTTCACCGGTGTGCTGGGCGGCACCGGGATGATCGAGGCGATGGCCAGGGCGCTCGTCGGCCTCGTGCCCGACGGCGCGGGTGGTGCGCTCCCCACGCTCGTGGCCGTCACGAGCATGCCGCTCAGCCTCGTGTTCACCCCCGACGCGTACTACTTCGGCGTGCTCCCGGTGCTGGCGGAGACCTCGGCGGCGCTCGGCGGCGACCCCGCCGAGGTCGCCCGCGCCGCGATCCTCGGCCAGATGACCACCGGCTTCCCGCTCAGCCCGCTCACCGCCTCGACGTTCATCCTCGTCGGGATGGCCGGGGTGCAGCTGGGCGCGCACCAGCGGTTCGTGTTCGGCTGGGCGTTCGGCACCACGCTCGTCATGACGGTGGTCGCGCTCGCCACGGGGGCGATCGTATGA
- the prcA gene encoding proteasome subunit alpha, with protein sequence MTMPFYSSVDQLLRDRSELARKGIARGRSVVVLTYTGGVLFVAENRSTALHKVSEIYDRIGFAAVGRYNEFDNLRTAGIRHADLRGYTYDRRDVTGRGLANGYAQLLGTAFVEQQKPYEVELCLAEVGTDPGSDQLYRITYDGSITDEPQFVVMGGTTEPISAKLRETYRSGLELKEAIGIAVEALQAASSGNGGTHEVLGVGTLEVAVLDRTRQRRTFRRITGNVLRDLLPEANRAVSGARGAEAGGDDVPAGSGAVNGDAGS encoded by the coding sequence GTGACGATGCCGTTCTACTCGTCGGTCGACCAGCTGCTGCGCGACCGCTCCGAGCTGGCGCGCAAAGGCATCGCCCGAGGGCGCAGCGTCGTCGTGCTCACCTACACCGGCGGCGTGCTCTTCGTCGCCGAGAACCGTTCCACGGCCCTGCACAAGGTCTCCGAGATCTACGACCGCATCGGGTTCGCCGCGGTGGGCCGCTACAACGAGTTCGACAACCTGCGCACCGCAGGCATCCGCCACGCCGACCTTCGCGGGTACACCTACGACCGCCGCGACGTCACCGGGCGCGGGCTCGCCAACGGCTACGCCCAGCTGCTGGGCACGGCCTTCGTCGAGCAGCAGAAGCCATACGAGGTGGAGCTGTGCCTCGCCGAGGTCGGCACGGATCCCGGCTCCGATCAGCTCTACCGCATCACCTACGACGGCTCCATCACCGACGAGCCGCAGTTCGTCGTGATGGGCGGCACCACCGAGCCGATCAGCGCCAAGCTCCGGGAGACCTACCGGTCGGGGCTGGAGCTGAAGGAGGCCATCGGGATCGCGGTGGAGGCGTTGCAGGCCGCGTCCAGCGGCAACGGTGGCACCCACGAGGTGCTCGGGGTCGGCACCCTGGAGGTCGCCGTGCTCGACCGCACCCGCCAGCGGCGCACCTTCCGGCGCATCACCGGCAACGTGCTGCGCGACCTGCTCCCCGAGGCCAACCGGGCTGTGAGCGGTGCCCGCGGAGCCGAGGCGGGCGGCGACGACGTCCCGGCCGGCAGCGGAGCGGTGAACGGCGACGCCGGCTCTTGA
- a CDS encoding MarR family winged helix-turn-helix transcriptional regulator yields MSDTRWLDEHEQHTWRSFLTANRLFFDGIERQLQQDSGLPHAYYEILVRLSEAPEHTLRMSELASTSLSSRSRISHAVARLEEIGWVRRRPCEHDKRGQLAELTEAGLAGLEAAAPAHVEAVRRGLFDALSPEQVAALRDISDTLVAHLSDQPVWPASDDHP; encoded by the coding sequence GTGTCCGACACGCGTTGGCTCGACGAGCACGAGCAGCACACGTGGCGCAGCTTCCTGACCGCCAACCGGCTGTTCTTCGACGGCATCGAGCGGCAGTTGCAGCAGGACTCGGGTCTGCCGCACGCCTACTACGAGATCCTCGTGCGCCTGTCCGAGGCCCCGGAGCACACGCTGCGGATGAGCGAGCTCGCCAGCACGTCGCTGTCGTCGAGGAGCCGCATCTCGCACGCGGTGGCCCGCCTGGAGGAGATCGGGTGGGTGCGGCGCAGGCCGTGCGAGCACGACAAGCGCGGCCAGCTCGCCGAGCTCACCGAGGCGGGGCTGGCAGGCCTCGAGGCCGCCGCACCCGCACACGTCGAGGCGGTGCGCCGGGGCCTGTTCGACGCGCTCTCCCCGGAGCAGGTGGCTGCGCTGCGTGACATCAGCGACACGCTCGTCGCGCACCTGTCGGACCAGCCCGTGTGGCCGGCGTCGGACGATCATCCGTGA
- a CDS encoding YceI family protein: MTSAATTSIPGYLAGTWDIDTSHSDVSFTVRHMMVSKVRGRFGVFSGEIVTGENLTDSTVTATIDATSIDTNNEQRDGHIRSADFFDVENHPEWTFRSTGVRVDDGDLAVDGELTIKGVTRPVTLALEVNGFGPDAWGGTRAGFSASTTIDRNDFGVDIKMPLDGGGVVVGDKVQIHLEVEGVLRQA, from the coding sequence ATGACCAGCGCAGCCACCACTTCGATCCCCGGCTACCTCGCGGGAACCTGGGACATCGACACGAGCCACTCCGATGTTTCCTTCACGGTCCGCCACATGATGGTCAGCAAGGTACGCGGCCGCTTCGGCGTCTTCTCCGGCGAGATCGTGACGGGCGAGAACCTGACCGACTCCACGGTCACCGCCACGATCGACGCCACGTCGATCGACACGAACAACGAGCAGCGTGACGGCCACATCCGCTCGGCCGACTTCTTCGACGTCGAGAACCACCCGGAGTGGACCTTCCGCTCCACCGGCGTGCGCGTCGACGACGGGGACCTCGCCGTCGACGGTGAGCTGACGATCAAGGGCGTGACGCGTCCGGTGACGCTGGCGCTCGAGGTCAACGGCTTCGGCCCGGACGCGTGGGGCGGCACCCGCGCGGGCTTCTCCGCCTCCACCACGATCGACCGCAACGACTTCGGCGTCGACATCAAGATGCCGCTCGACGGCGGCGGCGTGGTCGTCGGCGACAAGGTGCAGATCCACCTCGAGGTCGAGGGCGTGCTGCGCCAGGCGTGA
- the dop gene encoding depupylase/deamidase Dop codes for MTARRIMGTEVEYGISVPGDPTANPVITSTQVVLAYAAAADIPRSRRARWDYEVESPLRDARGFDLSAPTMHNPSESELDDLGAANVILTNGARLYVDHAHPEFSTPEVTTPRDVVIWDKAGERVMEEAAERAATVPGAPRIQLYKNNVDGKGASYGSHENYLMSRQTTFPSIVAGLLPFFVTRQVICGAGRVGLGSTGDEAGYQIAQRSDYIEVEVGLETTLKRGIINTRDEPHADADKYRRLHVIIGDANMSEYATLLKVGTTALVLDMIEAGVRFDELRLAEPVRSVHRISHDPTLKTLVDLTDGRKMTGLDMQRAYFEKAQKHVENTLGADVDEATAEVLTLWGEVLDDLARDPMSTADRLDWTAKLRLLEGYRERDGLNWNSGRLALVDLQYTDVRMAKGLYNRLVTRGSMKRLVSEDDVVAAMRRPPEDTRAYFRGRCLERYPTEVAAASWDSVIFDLGRESLVRIPTLEPLRGTRRHVGELLDRSRTAEELVEALTRG; via the coding sequence ATGACCGCCCGCCGGATCATGGGCACCGAGGTCGAGTACGGCATCTCGGTCCCCGGCGACCCCACCGCCAATCCCGTGATCACCTCCACCCAGGTGGTGCTCGCCTACGCTGCGGCCGCCGACATCCCGCGCTCCCGGCGTGCCCGGTGGGACTACGAGGTGGAGTCGCCCTTGCGCGACGCGCGCGGCTTCGACCTGTCGGCGCCCACGATGCACAACCCCTCCGAGTCCGAGCTGGACGACCTGGGCGCCGCCAACGTCATCCTCACCAACGGCGCACGGCTCTACGTCGACCACGCGCACCCGGAGTTCTCCACGCCGGAGGTCACCACCCCGCGTGACGTCGTGATCTGGGACAAGGCGGGGGAGCGGGTGATGGAGGAGGCCGCCGAGCGGGCCGCCACCGTGCCCGGGGCGCCGCGGATCCAGCTGTACAAGAACAACGTCGACGGCAAGGGCGCGAGCTACGGCTCGCACGAGAACTACCTGATGTCGCGGCAGACCACGTTCCCGTCCATCGTCGCCGGGCTCCTGCCGTTCTTCGTCACCCGCCAGGTGATCTGCGGGGCCGGGCGGGTCGGGCTCGGCTCCACCGGCGACGAGGCCGGCTACCAGATCGCCCAGCGCAGCGACTACATCGAGGTCGAGGTCGGGCTGGAGACCACGCTCAAGCGCGGCATCATCAACACGCGCGACGAGCCGCACGCCGACGCCGACAAGTACCGCCGCCTGCACGTCATCATCGGCGACGCCAACATGAGCGAGTACGCCACGCTGCTCAAGGTCGGCACCACCGCGCTGGTGCTGGACATGATCGAGGCAGGCGTGCGCTTCGACGAGCTGCGCCTGGCCGAGCCGGTGCGCTCGGTCCACCGGATCAGCCACGACCCCACGCTCAAGACACTGGTCGATCTCACGGACGGCCGGAAGATGACCGGCCTCGACATGCAGCGCGCCTACTTCGAGAAGGCCCAGAAGCACGTCGAGAACACCCTCGGTGCCGACGTCGACGAGGCCACCGCCGAGGTCCTCACGCTGTGGGGCGAGGTGCTCGACGACCTCGCCCGCGACCCGATGAGCACGGCCGACCGCCTGGACTGGACCGCGAAGCTGCGGCTGCTCGAGGGCTACCGGGAGCGCGACGGACTGAACTGGAACTCGGGGCGCCTCGCGCTGGTCGACCTGCAGTACACCGACGTCCGCATGGCCAAGGGCCTGTACAACCGGCTCGTGACGCGCGGGTCGATGAAGCGCCTCGTGTCCGAGGACGACGTCGTGGCGGCGATGCGCCGCCCGCCCGAGGACACCAGGGCGTACTTCCGCGGCCGCTGCCTCGAGCGCTACCCGACGGAGGTCGCGGCGGCGTCGTGGGACTCGGTGATCTTCGACCTCGGCCGGGAGTCGCTGGTGCGGATCCCCACGCTCGAGCCGTTGCGGGGCACCCGCCGCCACGTCGGGGAGTTGCTGGATCGATCCCGTACCGCCGAGGAGCTGGTGGAAGCGCTCACGCGCGGCTGA
- a CDS encoding amidase: MGEQPYRSATELVDAMAGGEVSAVELAEEAIARIERYDATLNAVCVRDFDRAIDAARAADAARARGDARPLLGVPMTVKESFHVAGLPTTWGIPEFKDFVADEDAVAVERVEAAGAVVLGKTNVPLVLGDVQSYNAIYGTTGNPWDPGLTPGGSSGGSSAALAAGYGALSIGSDIGGSLRNPAHYCGVYAHKPTLGLLPLRGHTAPGMPVLPAESDLAVIGPMARTASDLALLLDVLAGPDPLGSGIAYRLALPAPRHTELADYRVLVVDTHPLIPTAASVRTAIGNVADALTEAGAKVERDSPLLPDQADTARVYMHLLMSTLGARYPAEIYEHTRAAAAQLDPADESLAAERTRGTVLSHRDWLAADGRRAVLRQRWSELFAEFDVVIYPVMPTPAFPHDHSPMGSRRISIDGADHDYLDQIALAGAATLPGLPATALPIGLSEDGLPIGVQAIGPMYGDRTTIRFAELVEREFGGFTPPPLDS, encoded by the coding sequence ATGGGTGAACAGCCCTATCGGAGCGCGACGGAGCTCGTCGACGCGATGGCGGGCGGCGAGGTCTCGGCGGTTGAGCTCGCGGAGGAGGCCATCGCTCGGATCGAGCGGTACGACGCGACGCTGAACGCGGTGTGCGTGCGGGACTTCGACCGGGCCATCGACGCCGCGCGGGCCGCCGACGCGGCGCGCGCCCGGGGCGACGCCCGGCCGCTGCTCGGGGTGCCGATGACGGTCAAGGAGTCCTTCCACGTGGCCGGCCTGCCCACGACGTGGGGCATCCCGGAGTTCAAGGACTTCGTGGCCGATGAGGACGCCGTCGCGGTGGAGCGGGTCGAGGCGGCGGGCGCCGTCGTACTCGGCAAGACGAACGTGCCGCTCGTCCTCGGCGACGTGCAGAGCTACAACGCGATCTACGGGACCACCGGCAACCCGTGGGACCCGGGGCTGACCCCTGGCGGGTCGTCGGGCGGGTCGTCCGCGGCGCTCGCGGCCGGGTACGGGGCGCTGTCCATCGGCTCGGACATCGGCGGCTCCCTGCGCAACCCGGCGCACTACTGCGGCGTCTACGCCCACAAACCCACGCTCGGGCTGCTCCCGCTGCGTGGGCATACGGCACCGGGGATGCCCGTGCTGCCGGCCGAGAGCGACCTGGCGGTGATCGGCCCGATGGCGCGCACCGCCTCGGACCTCGCGCTCCTGCTGGACGTCCTCGCAGGACCCGACCCGCTCGGCAGCGGCATCGCCTACCGTCTCGCGCTGCCCGCGCCGCGGCACACGGAGCTGGCCGACTACCGCGTGCTGGTCGTTGACACCCACCCGCTGATCCCGACGGCGGCGAGCGTCCGCACCGCGATCGGCAACGTCGCCGACGCGCTGACCGAGGCGGGCGCGAAGGTGGAGCGGGACAGCCCGCTGCTGCCGGACCAGGCCGACACCGCCCGGGTGTACATGCACCTGCTGATGTCGACGCTCGGCGCGCGGTACCCGGCGGAGATCTACGAGCACACGCGGGCGGCCGCTGCGCAGCTCGATCCCGCCGACGAGAGCCTCGCCGCGGAGCGCACCCGCGGCACGGTGCTCAGCCACCGCGACTGGCTCGCGGCCGACGGCAGGCGCGCGGTGCTGCGGCAGCGCTGGAGCGAGCTCTTCGCCGAGTTCGACGTGGTGATCTACCCGGTCATGCCGACCCCTGCGTTCCCGCACGACCACAGTCCCATGGGAAGCCGTCGCATCAGCATCGACGGCGCCGACCACGACTACCTGGACCAGATCGCGCTCGCCGGCGCGGCGACGCTGCCCGGCCTCCCGGCCACGGCGTTGCCCATCGGGTTGTCCGAGGACGGGCTGCCGATCGGGGTGCAGGCCATCGGCCCGATGTACGGAGACCGCACCACGATCCGGTTCGCCGAGCTGGTCGAGCGCGAGTTCGGCGGGTTCACACCGCCGCCGCTGGACAGCTGA